A single region of the Acidobacteriota bacterium genome encodes:
- a CDS encoding alpha/beta hydrolase-fold protein, with product MSRSPFAFLVVSLMLPATAGGSEYVLGPDSMPQEGVPTGTVEKRTWDASRTYPGTTHEYWVYVPAQYTDAEPAAVMVFQDGQFYVEPDGPVRAPTVFDNLIHKGEMPVTIGVFINPGMKEIPWDQRDAQYVPLDDTYARFLLEEILPEVAKDYNLTAEAAGRAIAGMSDGGLASFTVAWGRPDAFSKVVSHVGSYTRLEGGSRYPYLIRQTRGNPKPIRVFLQDGENDINLAEGNWALANLQMASALMFARYDYRFEMGTGGHDLRHGGAIFPDTLRWLWRDYPRVVGAGEPADPAAVVGEWDVLTKVLGEFRRSVLTVTEQDGALAVTLHDEVDGEMEITAVRFEDGILSYEYVASGSQVNWGKGSVGRLSAWLQVRGDTFRGALSLDVPPEGDYAVEGRRRTADP from the coding sequence TTGTCCCGATCCCCCTTTGCTTTTCTGGTCGTGTCCCTGATGCTCCCGGCGACCGCCGGCGGTTCGGAGTACGTGCTGGGCCCTGACTCAATGCCGCAGGAAGGCGTCCCCACGGGTACGGTGGAGAAGCGCACCTGGGACGCCAGCCGCACTTACCCGGGCACGACCCACGAGTACTGGGTCTACGTGCCGGCCCAGTACACGGATGCCGAGCCCGCGGCCGTCATGGTTTTCCAGGACGGTCAGTTCTACGTCGAACCCGATGGCCCGGTCAGGGCGCCGACGGTCTTCGACAACCTGATCCACAAGGGGGAGATGCCGGTGACGATCGGGGTCTTCATCAACCCCGGCATGAAGGAGATCCCCTGGGATCAGCGTGACGCACAGTACGTGCCCCTGGACGACACCTACGCGCGCTTCCTGCTGGAGGAGATCCTCCCGGAGGTCGCCAAGGACTACAACCTGACGGCAGAGGCGGCCGGCCGCGCGATCGCCGGCATGAGCGATGGCGGCCTAGCTTCCTTCACCGTCGCCTGGGGGCGCCCCGACGCCTTCAGCAAGGTCGTCAGCCACGTCGGCAGCTACACGAGGCTCGAGGGCGGTTCCCGCTACCCGTACCTGATTCGGCAGACCCGCGGCAACCCGAAGCCGATCCGCGTCTTCCTCCAGGACGGTGAGAACGACATCAACCTCGCGGAGGGAAACTGGGCGCTGGCCAATCTTCAGATGGCGTCTGCGCTCATGTTCGCCCGCTACGACTACCGCTTCGAGATGGGCACGGGCGGGCACGATCTGAGGCACGGCGGCGCCATCTTCCCGGACACGCTGCGCTGGCTATGGCGCGACTATCCCCGCGTCGTGGGCGCCGGAGAGCCGGCCGATCCCGCTGCGGTGGTCGGTGAGTGGGACGTTCTGACGAAGGTCCTGGGCGAGTTTCGCCGCAGTGTGCTGACCGTGACCGAGCAGGACGGCGCTCTTGCCGTGACCCTTCACGACGAAGTGGACGGCGAGATGGAGATCACGGCGGTCCGGTTCGAGGACGGCATCCTGAGCTACGAGTACGTCGCGTCCGGATCCCAGGTCAACTGGGGCAAGGGATCGGTCGGCAGGCTGAGCGCCTGGCTGCAGGTCCGGGGAGACACCTTCCGCGGCGCCCTGAGCCTCGATGTGCCCCCCGAGGGCGACTACGCGGTAGAGGGCCGCAGGAGAACGGCGGATCCCTAG
- a CDS encoding ABC transporter ATP-binding protein codes for MDDLKQARALPFWGEGDTPPESPSKAPEEQGFVAVFRIFVRTWPYLWPQIVGRWRELPRGKAAEGDAGDAAADGVWSFRHVPPLVTVLTALGPLLWLAPLGTDWRHDLLLAGTVLMTGLVWALLFVRGRAYLWASFALVLVGTAAFLFALFGVEGLADSLYVGLVAAGCVCIWVLQYRFDGGRLRFRIRLGSHLVYYFVLVWASTLLTMVIALFSVDLISQSILQAEPLTPFLADFIGRSELAGEAQPGADADAAQPDATAAEPNIDLAPLTAEQRHSLKWIYAVFMVFGWFAQLPVMMLLPYYYIFIMQRVNQDLRMALVERWLGLSLRYHSDHRVGDSVYRIYQDSAQVTAVIGNVTQSMQMLSTYAIGVVFLAALDPILGGMALSIVLLAVLWGRWFSPRMRERSLAAREANSDFTSRVQETFAAIRVIKAYGATDREQERLERDSVRAFNASFRVRSLMAVVGIVTFSIAAAALLSAQFLMAVWANGERETFATALVALVGLSFVTWNLAAYNWAQEQIGASSVSVRNVVTLWSQAQDMAMGLDRSFDILDIEPDVKNAPGAVPMGAFRRQIRFDDVDFAYEPDRPVLRGVSFAVEPGTITAIVGPTGSGKSTLVSLLLRLFDPDAGTVSIDGVDLRALDVDSLRGNVSVALQENVLFGMSVRDNIRYVVPDAGDERVLEAARVACVDEYVAGLPEGLDTVLSDRGGKLSTGQRQRLSIARAIVKDAPILILDEPTAALDAYTEHRVLERLSAWGEGRAIFLITHRISTIQQAHRILYLDGGRIVENGSHDELMAVDGGRYRSFVETEARLSRRAGEAG; via the coding sequence GTGGATGATCTGAAGCAGGCACGCGCCCTCCCCTTCTGGGGCGAGGGGGACACCCCTCCGGAGTCCCCGAGCAAGGCCCCGGAGGAGCAGGGTTTCGTCGCCGTCTTTCGCATCTTCGTTCGGACGTGGCCGTATCTGTGGCCCCAGATCGTCGGCCGCTGGCGGGAGCTGCCGCGGGGGAAGGCCGCCGAGGGCGACGCCGGCGACGCGGCCGCGGACGGGGTGTGGAGCTTCCGTCACGTTCCGCCGCTGGTCACCGTGCTCACGGCGCTCGGCCCGCTCCTGTGGCTGGCGCCCCTGGGGACGGACTGGCGTCATGACCTGTTGCTGGCCGGCACGGTCCTGATGACCGGCCTCGTGTGGGCGCTCCTCTTCGTCCGGGGACGCGCCTATCTCTGGGCGTCCTTCGCGCTCGTGCTCGTCGGCACGGCGGCGTTCCTGTTCGCGCTGTTCGGCGTGGAGGGCCTCGCCGACAGCCTCTACGTCGGGCTCGTGGCGGCGGGATGCGTCTGCATCTGGGTGCTGCAGTACCGGTTCGACGGCGGCAGGCTGCGCTTTCGCATCCGGCTCGGCAGCCACCTCGTCTACTACTTCGTCCTGGTTTGGGCCTCGACCCTGCTGACGATGGTGATCGCCCTCTTCTCGGTGGACCTGATCAGCCAGTCCATCCTGCAGGCCGAGCCGCTGACCCCGTTCCTGGCCGACTTCATCGGCCGGTCGGAACTCGCCGGCGAGGCGCAGCCCGGAGCCGACGCTGACGCCGCGCAGCCCGACGCCACCGCCGCCGAACCGAACATCGACCTGGCGCCCCTGACCGCCGAGCAGCGGCACAGCCTGAAGTGGATCTACGCGGTCTTCATGGTCTTCGGCTGGTTCGCGCAGCTCCCGGTGATGATGCTGCTGCCGTACTACTACATCTTCATCATGCAGCGCGTGAACCAGGACCTGCGAATGGCGCTGGTCGAGCGCTGGCTCGGGCTGTCTCTCCGCTACCACAGCGACCACCGCGTGGGCGATTCGGTCTACCGCATCTACCAGGACAGCGCCCAGGTCACGGCCGTCATCGGCAATGTGACGCAGTCGATGCAGATGCTGAGCACGTACGCGATCGGCGTCGTCTTCCTGGCCGCGCTCGACCCGATCCTCGGCGGCATGGCGCTCAGCATCGTCCTGCTCGCCGTCCTGTGGGGGCGCTGGTTCTCGCCGCGGATGCGCGAGCGGTCTCTCGCTGCCCGGGAGGCCAACTCGGACTTCACGTCGCGCGTCCAGGAGACGTTCGCCGCGATCCGGGTGATCAAGGCCTACGGCGCCACAGACAGGGAGCAGGAGAGGCTCGAACGGGACTCCGTGAGGGCGTTCAACGCGTCCTTCCGGGTCCGGTCGCTGATGGCCGTCGTCGGCATCGTCACCTTCTCGATCGCCGCCGCGGCACTCCTGAGCGCGCAGTTCCTGATGGCGGTCTGGGCGAACGGCGAACGGGAGACGTTTGCGACGGCGCTCGTCGCCCTCGTCGGTCTCAGTTTCGTGACCTGGAACCTCGCCGCGTACAACTGGGCCCAGGAACAGATCGGCGCGTCGAGCGTCTCTGTGCGGAACGTCGTGACCCTGTGGTCGCAGGCGCAGGACATGGCGATGGGGCTCGACCGGTCCTTCGACATCCTCGACATCGAGCCCGACGTGAAGAACGCTCCCGGCGCTGTGCCGATGGGGGCCTTCCGCCGCCAGATCCGCTTCGACGACGTCGACTTCGCCTACGAGCCGGACCGGCCCGTCCTTCGGGGCGTCAGTTTCGCCGTCGAACCCGGGACGATCACGGCGATCGTGGGGCCCACCGGCTCGGGCAAGAGCACGCTGGTCAGTCTGCTGCTCCGGCTGTTCGATCCCGACGCCGGCACGGTCTCGATCGACGGCGTGGACCTCCGCGCGCTGGACGTGGACAGCCTGCGCGGCAATGTTTCCGTCGCCCTGCAGGAGAACGTCCTGTTCGGCATGTCCGTGCGCGACAACATCCGCTACGTCGTCCCCGACGCGGGAGATGAGCGGGTGCTGGAGGCGGCCCGCGTCGCCTGCGTGGACGAGTACGTCGCCGGGCTACCGGAAGGCCTGGACACGGTCCTGAGCGACCGCGGCGGCAAGCTGTCGACTGGGCAGCGCCAGCGCCTCTCGATCGCCCGGGCGATCGTCAAGGACGCGCCGATCCTGATTCTCGACGAGCCGACGGCCGCACTCGACGCCTATACCGAACACCGGGTGCTCGAGCGCCTGTCGGCGTGGGGCGAGGGCCGTGCCATCTTCCTGATCACGCACCGGATCTCGACGATTCAGCAGGCGCATCGGATCCTCTATCTCGACGGCGGCCGGATCGTCGAGAACGGGTCCCATGACGAGCTGATGGCGGTGGACGGCGGGCGCTACCGGTCATTCGTGGAGACCGAGGCAAGACTGTCGAGACGGGCCGGCGAGGCCGGTTGA
- a CDS encoding glycoside hydrolase family 32 protein, whose amino-acid sequence MPESASTPSKPGTEADVLTDLRKHLEQQINRGGDGDKRFVLDDAEVVVDGDFAAVDPVALRSPTGGGFFEFRMTREAVGAWRCVSVAGSRRADRLAENTRELRERILSDPARPGYHFVIPEGVAMPFDPNGAIYWKGRYHLFYIFQDTRLGKRSDHWGHMSSSDLFHWHHHPTGLLEGMYSGNCFLNREGVPTICYHQHGLGNAMAVALDNDLNEWKKLDSNPITPQTREGDKHHGKYRSWDPFGWLEGDTYYAIFGGQRPAVAKSLALEAEWKYAGDLFAHGVEGVSLNEDVSCPDLFELGGKHVLLCISHRLGCRYYVGEWRDEQFHPESHARMSWVDNSFFAPESLVDDRGRRIMWAWILDEPLFGARTKHGWSGTLSLPRVLTLGDDGLLRMDVPEEIEALRYGEVRKGPFVVPADEELPIAGVDGNSLELQVEMESAAASEYGLKVCSSPDGQEGTSISYDAEEERLKVDTRRSGPEDTPKAVEAAPLELKPGERLKLRVFVDKSVIEVFANGRQAIARRIYPSRPDSIGTSLFADGGDARVHTLDAWHLAPSNPC is encoded by the coding sequence ATGCCCGAATCGGCAAGCACACCCTCGAAACCAGGTACCGAGGCCGACGTGCTGACCGACCTGAGGAAGCACCTGGAGCAGCAGATCAACCGTGGCGGAGACGGCGACAAGCGCTTCGTGCTCGACGATGCCGAGGTTGTCGTTGACGGCGACTTCGCCGCCGTCGATCCGGTCGCGCTCCGGTCGCCCACCGGGGGTGGCTTCTTCGAGTTCAGGATGACGAGGGAAGCAGTTGGCGCCTGGCGTTGCGTGTCCGTCGCCGGGTCCCGGAGGGCGGATCGACTCGCCGAGAACACCCGCGAACTACGCGAACGCATCCTGAGCGACCCGGCACGGCCCGGCTACCACTTCGTGATTCCAGAAGGCGTGGCGATGCCCTTCGATCCGAACGGCGCCATCTACTGGAAGGGCCGCTACCACCTGTTCTACATCTTCCAGGACACGCGACTGGGCAAGCGGTCCGACCACTGGGGCCACATGTCGAGCAGCGATCTGTTCCACTGGCACCACCATCCGACGGGTCTGCTCGAGGGCATGTACAGCGGCAACTGCTTCCTCAACCGGGAGGGCGTGCCGACGATCTGCTACCACCAGCACGGCCTGGGCAACGCGATGGCGGTGGCGCTCGACAACGACCTGAACGAGTGGAAGAAGCTCGACTCGAACCCCATCACGCCGCAAACCCGTGAAGGCGACAAGCACCACGGGAAGTACCGCTCGTGGGACCCCTTCGGATGGCTCGAAGGCGACACCTACTACGCCATCTTCGGCGGCCAGCGGCCGGCCGTCGCGAAGTCACTCGCGCTCGAGGCTGAATGGAAGTACGCGGGAGATCTCTTCGCCCACGGCGTCGAGGGCGTGTCCCTGAACGAAGACGTGTCCTGCCCCGATCTCTTCGAGCTCGGCGGCAAGCACGTGCTCCTCTGCATCAGTCACCGGCTCGGCTGCCGCTACTACGTCGGGGAATGGAGGGACGAGCAGTTTCATCCCGAGTCCCACGCGCGGATGAGCTGGGTCGACAACTCGTTCTTCGCTCCGGAAAGCCTGGTCGACGACCGGGGCCGCCGCATCATGTGGGCCTGGATCCTCGACGAGCCTCTCTTCGGCGCGCGGACGAAGCACGGCTGGTCGGGCACGCTGAGCCTGCCGAGGGTGCTGACGCTCGGGGATGACGGGCTGCTCCGCATGGATGTGCCGGAGGAGATCGAAGCGCTCCGCTACGGCGAGGTGAGGAAGGGGCCGTTCGTCGTGCCGGCCGACGAGGAGCTGCCGATAGCCGGAGTCGACGGCAACAGCCTCGAACTGCAGGTCGAGATGGAGAGCGCCGCCGCCTCAGAGTACGGGCTCAAAGTCTGTTCGTCGCCCGATGGCCAGGAGGGAACATCGATCTCCTACGACGCCGAAGAAGAACGGCTGAAGGTCGACACGCGCAGATCAGGTCCCGAAGACACACCGAAGGCCGTTGAAGCTGCGCCGTTGGAACTGAAGCCCGGCGAGCGACTGAAGTTACGCGTGTTTGTCGACAAGTCGGTGATCGAGGTCTTCGCCAATGGCCGTCAGGCGATCGCACGGCGCATCTATCCGTCGCGCCCGGACAGCATAGGTACGTCTCTGTTCGCAGACGGTGGCGATGCGAGGGTGCACACCCTCGACGCCTGGCACCTCGCGCCCTCGAATCCCTGCTAG
- a CDS encoding TonB-dependent receptor, protein MESRPRAVPRTAKVFVLLLALSLLTLPAWAQSGTVSGTVSDTNGDPVPGAMVSLEGADGSEAGSAMSDADGAFSITGVAAGAYTASVSLDGFQSASLPVNVTASGATASFEIRPAYHDTVMVTAERVEENVMDVPMTISAFDSSLLEDLVIQERTDLQNLVPGLQFGDEIEQQGQGTVIRGIGTRNAQYDQADYAVATYVDGAYTLGVYGTTPGGGFDLERVEVARGPQGTLNGRNSIAGAINVVTKGPTDHWDAELMGEVTDISQQRLNAAIGGPLGDGPFSFRLTGGNHTGDGRQENVGPGGDHDAPDQLFYAPQLRAETERFNVRARWAHVEDRGTPRGFVQLSNVDRTIAGYSRDRYYLWETPNPALDPSCGFDLPAWNCPGDIQNRVAFNYPGTNESESDFGVLRADWQVSRSLGISFNASSGETVQRALRDADYTSRVPIGTPPGDPGIGGDPNSLDHTLTTCTVGRWDGLCPDGTVQFSNSFYDLPFEYEEDSQELLFRSSYAGDFNFIGGVFRYKNTRSGTIHRHDLQIPYRFGTADEQAQRLGAVWGVPVSSCQDVLTKIVEGFGIGTTDPDGDEEGLYWYCPEGNDLSHLLSFFNFGRNWTEAAFFSADYRFNDSWALSGGVRYTEDEKAQRPVDQGGFFTLALGGAPVTIALAGEGNPFPQTWARPIGHLALERTTDAGHLMYGRISTGFRSGGFNIGLPGQVPPYIKEETLVNYELGAKGFFLDSRLQLSAGLWYNQFNDYQLAALQAPPPGVEIPVSIYSDTPLVEYTANIPDTTIQGVDLEFSYRIGSFGLRGFYAWQDSEIGRHSSVIDGHPYGQTATWNYINFDTGEPATSQYDLPTDQTGNRLPKAPANKLALTATWFKSLASAGHLSLQSTYAFTDPAYPSIGNIDIWELPSFDRLDVGGTWSSPSDMWSVSLFVKNILDEVAVLEYLPISGNGGVPALGFVTPPREAGVQLRLRPFN, encoded by the coding sequence ATGGAGAGCAGACCCCGAGCCGTACCCAGGACCGCCAAGGTCTTCGTCCTTCTTCTCGCCCTGTCGCTTCTGACCTTGCCCGCGTGGGCTCAGAGCGGCACCGTCTCCGGAACGGTCAGTGACACGAACGGAGACCCCGTCCCCGGCGCCATGGTCAGTCTGGAGGGTGCAGACGGCAGCGAGGCGGGGTCCGCCATGAGCGACGCCGACGGCGCGTTCTCGATCACGGGAGTCGCGGCCGGCGCGTACACGGCCAGTGTCAGCCTCGACGGGTTCCAGTCCGCGAGCCTGCCGGTCAACGTGACGGCGAGCGGCGCCACGGCGTCCTTCGAGATTCGTCCCGCCTACCACGACACGGTCATGGTCACCGCGGAGAGGGTTGAGGAGAACGTGATGGACGTGCCGATGACGATCTCGGCGTTCGATTCAAGCCTGCTCGAGGACCTCGTGATCCAGGAGAGGACGGATCTGCAGAACCTGGTTCCGGGTCTCCAGTTCGGCGACGAGATCGAGCAGCAGGGCCAGGGAACGGTCATCCGCGGCATCGGCACCCGGAACGCCCAGTACGACCAGGCCGACTATGCGGTCGCCACCTACGTCGACGGCGCCTACACGCTGGGCGTTTACGGCACGACCCCCGGCGGCGGCTTCGATCTCGAACGCGTCGAGGTGGCACGTGGACCCCAGGGGACCCTGAACGGCCGCAACTCGATCGCGGGCGCGATCAACGTGGTCACCAAGGGACCGACGGATCACTGGGATGCCGAGTTGATGGGGGAGGTCACCGACATCTCGCAGCAGCGCCTGAACGCGGCGATCGGTGGCCCTCTCGGCGACGGTCCCTTCAGCTTCCGCCTGACGGGCGGCAACCACACGGGCGACGGCAGGCAGGAGAACGTCGGGCCGGGCGGCGACCACGACGCGCCCGACCAGCTCTTCTACGCGCCACAGCTTCGCGCCGAAACCGAGCGGTTCAACGTGAGGGCGCGCTGGGCCCATGTGGAGGACCGCGGGACGCCGCGGGGCTTCGTGCAGCTTTCGAACGTCGACCGGACGATTGCCGGCTACTCGAGGGACCGCTACTACCTCTGGGAGACGCCCAATCCGGCCCTCGATCCGAGCTGTGGCTTCGATCTCCCCGCATGGAACTGCCCCGGCGACATCCAGAACAGGGTGGCGTTCAACTACCCCGGAACCAATGAGAGCGAAAGCGACTTCGGTGTGCTCCGGGCCGACTGGCAGGTCTCGAGGTCCCTCGGCATCAGCTTCAACGCGAGCAGCGGCGAAACGGTGCAACGCGCGCTCCGCGACGCCGACTACACGAGTCGGGTGCCGATCGGCACGCCGCCGGGCGATCCGGGAATAGGCGGCGACCCCAACTCGCTGGATCACACGCTGACGACCTGCACGGTGGGGCGCTGGGATGGCCTTTGTCCCGACGGAACGGTGCAGTTCTCGAACTCGTTCTATGACCTTCCGTTCGAGTACGAGGAAGACTCGCAGGAACTCCTGTTCAGGTCGAGCTACGCCGGCGATTTCAACTTCATCGGCGGGGTGTTCAGGTACAAGAACACGAGGTCCGGGACGATCCATCGCCATGACCTGCAGATCCCGTACCGCTTCGGGACGGCCGATGAACAGGCCCAGAGGCTCGGAGCGGTCTGGGGTGTTCCGGTCAGCAGTTGCCAGGATGTCCTGACCAAGATCGTCGAGGGATTCGGGATCGGCACGACCGATCCGGATGGCGACGAGGAAGGGCTCTACTGGTACTGCCCTGAGGGCAACGATCTCAGCCACCTGCTCAGCTTCTTCAACTTTGGCAGAAACTGGACCGAGGCGGCGTTCTTCAGTGCCGACTATCGGTTCAACGACAGTTGGGCGCTCTCGGGCGGCGTTCGCTACACCGAAGACGAGAAGGCGCAGAGGCCCGTGGACCAGGGCGGGTTCTTCACGCTGGCTCTGGGAGGCGCCCCGGTCACGATCGCGCTCGCGGGCGAGGGCAACCCGTTCCCTCAGACCTGGGCCCGGCCGATCGGCCACCTCGCTCTGGAGCGCACGACGGACGCCGGCCACCTGATGTACGGCCGGATCTCGACGGGCTTCCGTTCCGGCGGCTTCAACATCGGCTTGCCGGGCCAGGTGCCGCCGTACATCAAGGAAGAGACGCTGGTGAACTACGAACTGGGGGCGAAGGGCTTCTTCCTCGACTCGCGTCTGCAGCTCTCGGCCGGCCTCTGGTACAACCAGTTCAACGACTACCAGCTCGCCGCCCTTCAGGCGCCGCCACCGGGCGTGGAAATCCCCGTGTCGATCTACTCCGACACACCGCTCGTCGAGTACACGGCCAACATTCCCGACACGACGATTCAGGGCGTGGACCTCGAGTTCAGCTACCGGATCGGCTCCTTCGGGCTGCGAGGCTTCTATGCCTGGCAGGACTCGGAGATCGGTCGGCACTCCTCGGTGATCGATGGCCATCCCTATGGCCAGACGGCAACGTGGAACTACATCAACTTCGACACCGGGGAGCCAGCCACCAGCCAGTATGACCTGCCGACGGATCAGACCGGGAACCGGTTGCCGAAGGCGCCGGCGAACAAGCTGGCGCTGACGGCGACCTGGTTCAAGTCGCTTGCCTCCGCAGGCCACCTCTCGCTCCAGTCGACCTACGCCTTCACCGACCCTGCTTATCCGAGCATCGGCAACATCGATATCTGGGAGCTGCCGTCGTTCGACCGGCTGGACGTGGGCGGCACCTGGAGTTCGCCGAGCGATATGTGGTCGGTCTCGCTGTTCGTCAAGAACATCCTGGACGAGGTCGCGGTCCTCGAGTACCTGCCGATCTCGGGAAACGGAGGCGTCCCGGCCCTGGGCTTCGTGACGCCGCCCCGCGAGGCCGGCGTGCAGCTCCGGCTCAGGCCGTTCAACTAG
- a CDS encoding ABC transporter ATP-binding protein produces MAEAARASRPSLREHEKQLDRVASVLDLGTDISFREVLRIFARVVSTFRLFKARIATKLGFITVELVFRLMVAPWPGKVVVDHVILGMPIGDASGFPAFLAPAVLLLDGMRPVEMMLWVFLLGVFMVTVFGFTTSRGAGRSPSGAPTGASAGSSGGATALTPQGLGTLAQGHDIATQTENQANLGSGLMAGILGFIDFRVHLRLSQSMNHFLRTRVAGKLRSLPMTTLDDLRIGDSVYRVLYDSTSANMLLHGIALGLYSGLLGVVITLYIMFTYFGAAPEVIVLGMLALPIVFLIELPFARMARRRGQASRASGSSTTSNIEEGMSNVLAVQSLGGNEREARRFRRASAESFKRFRTEWFLVLTYRQAFSLALLLSQVLFFIVMAGRVIDGTFTAGDYFVLTYYFFVLSATFGAWGFMYTEWQRDIAGMRRVFFLMDLPEEKTRDGVELDRIKRGVEMKGVGLTYPDGRRALRDVNLEARVGEIVAFVGPTGAGKTSLAYMVPAFVQATEGTVKVDGVDLKDVAVESLRKQASYVFQETQLFSDSILENIRYGNPAATEAQVERAARVAGAHDFIGALPDGYRTNLGTVTSKLSVGQKQRIAIARGLLREARILILDEPTSALDPETEAYLVDALHEAAKDKLVIIIAHRLSTIANADRICFLEDGEVRESGTHEELMAMPDGRYREYVSLQAGSR; encoded by the coding sequence ATGGCGGAAGCAGCCCGGGCGTCGCGACCGTCGCTGCGGGAGCACGAGAAGCAGCTCGACCGTGTCGCCAGCGTTCTCGACCTGGGCACGGACATTTCGTTCCGGGAGGTCCTGCGCATCTTCGCGCGGGTCGTCTCGACTTTCCGGCTGTTCAAGGCGCGGATCGCGACGAAGCTCGGCTTCATCACGGTGGAGCTGGTGTTTCGACTGATGGTCGCGCCCTGGCCGGGCAAGGTCGTCGTCGACCACGTCATCCTGGGCATGCCGATCGGCGACGCGTCGGGCTTTCCTGCCTTCCTGGCTCCGGCCGTGTTGTTGCTGGACGGTATGAGGCCGGTGGAGATGATGCTCTGGGTGTTCCTGCTCGGGGTGTTCATGGTGACGGTCTTCGGGTTCACCACGAGCCGGGGCGCGGGCAGGTCTCCCAGCGGAGCGCCCACAGGGGCCTCGGCGGGCTCTTCCGGGGGCGCCACGGCTCTCACGCCGCAGGGCCTCGGCACCCTGGCCCAGGGCCACGACATCGCCACGCAGACGGAGAACCAGGCGAACCTCGGTTCTGGCCTGATGGCGGGCATCCTCGGGTTCATCGACTTCCGGGTGCATCTTCGCCTCTCGCAGTCGATGAACCACTTCCTCCGAACCCGGGTAGCCGGGAAGCTGCGGTCGCTGCCGATGACGACCCTGGACGACCTGCGAATCGGCGACAGCGTCTACCGCGTCCTGTACGACTCCACCAGCGCCAACATGCTGCTGCACGGCATTGCGCTGGGGCTCTACTCCGGCTTGCTCGGTGTCGTCATCACCCTCTACATCATGTTCACGTACTTCGGCGCCGCACCCGAGGTCATCGTGCTGGGCATGCTGGCCCTTCCGATCGTGTTCCTGATCGAGTTGCCCTTCGCCCGCATGGCGCGGCGCCGGGGTCAGGCCAGCCGCGCTTCCGGCTCGAGCACGACGAGCAACATCGAGGAGGGGATGAGCAACGTACTCGCCGTTCAGAGTCTTGGCGGTAACGAGCGGGAAGCTCGGCGATTCCGGCGGGCGAGCGCGGAGTCGTTCAAGCGTTTCCGCACGGAGTGGTTCCTCGTGCTCACGTACCGGCAGGCCTTCAGCCTGGCCCTGCTGCTGAGCCAGGTGCTTTTCTTCATCGTGATGGCGGGCCGCGTCATCGACGGCACGTTCACCGCCGGCGACTACTTCGTCCTCACGTACTACTTCTTCGTCCTCAGCGCGACGTTCGGCGCCTGGGGTTTCATGTACACGGAGTGGCAGCGCGACATCGCGGGCATGCGCCGTGTCTTCTTCCTGATGGACCTGCCGGAAGAGAAGACGCGGGACGGCGTCGAACTGGACAGGATCAAGCGCGGCGTCGAGATGAAGGGCGTCGGCCTGACCTACCCGGACGGCCGCCGCGCGCTCCGCGACGTGAACCTCGAGGCGAGGGTCGGCGAGATCGTGGCGTTCGTCGGCCCGACCGGGGCCGGCAAGACGAGCCTCGCGTACATGGTGCCGGCCTTCGTTCAGGCGACCGAGGGCACGGTAAAGGTCGACGGCGTCGATCTGAAGGACGTGGCGGTGGAGAGCCTCAGGAAGCAGGCGTCCTACGTCTTCCAGGAGACGCAACTCTTCTCCGATTCGATCCTCGAGAACATCCGCTACGGCAACCCGGCCGCGACCGAGGCGCAGGTCGAGCGCGCCGCGCGCGTCGCCGGGGCGCACGACTTCATCGGCGCGCTGCCGGACGGCTACCGGACCAACCTCGGCACCGTGACCAGCAAGCTGTCGGTCGGGCAGAAGCAGCGCATCGCCATCGCCCGGGGGCTCCTCCGGGAAGCCCGAATCCTGATCCTCGACGAGCCGACCTCGGCGCTCGACCCCGAAACCGAGGCCTACCTGGTCGATGCCCTGCACGAAGCGGCGAAGGACAAACTGGTCATCATCATCGCCCATCGCCTGTCGACGATCGCCAACGCCGACCGGATCTGCTTTCTGGAGGACGGCGAAGTGCGGGAGTCAGGTACGCACGAAGAACTGATGGCGATGCCGGATGGGCGGTACCGCGAGTATGTGTCACTGCAGGCTGGTTCACGGTAG